The Gadus macrocephalus chromosome 1, ASM3116895v1 DNA window ATACAAAGTGAGTTACTGCTGTAGTTCAGGCCCTCTTTGATCTAGCTGACATCTTACTAAAGGAAGTCATGATGAACTGATTTTTATCTGAGGTGCTTTAATGTTTCCTATCATCCAGCCTTTTTGGGCCGAAACGCTTAATCATGCCTGTGTTCTTTCCAACTCGGAAATAAAGGGCTAACAATTTTCACATTCAGAACATATGCTGGAACCGTTCCTACCCACAGTAGCTTTATTTGCTGCAAAGGCATGTGCCTGCAACCAGAATTAAAACGTAGTGCCAGGAACTATAACAGAATAGAAGGGTTCTTTGTTTCCTTATTTGGGCATCCACAGCCTTATACACAGAATGCATGGAATCCATGGGCAAATGGTCCAGTCAGAGAGTGTTACTATGAGATACCTTGTCTGTCaggcattaaaaaaacaaacaccattGTGTGTGCATAATACTCACAATGTACAATTCCTCATTCCCTCCTTCAACTTGACTCATCAGGAACGTGTTGTTGTAAAATATATCCCAGAAAGCAACGATTTCATTCATAAGCTAGCTAGAGGTTATGTATTTACCTTGCCTTTGAGTCAGCACAACAAGACAACAATTGTGTCTTTTCTAAATGAATGAATTTTGGCTCAATAACTTGAGCCAAAACATGAAGGCTTGTCCAATGATCTTTCATCTAACATCACAGGAACCTGAGACAGGCGTTAAATGTTTTAAGGATATTCCTTGGaacagaataaaaaaagattCCTGACTTTTTCATGTGACTTGTTGCTCCAAGTCCAGTGCATTGTGAATGTGAGTGCATGTGAGCATGTGAGTGCATGTAAGTGCATGTGAGTGCATGTAAGTGCATGGGTCTGTGTCGGGTGTTATTAGGAGACAGTAGATGGTAAACCATGGCCTTTGGAAATGTTCCATGTCATTTCTGAACATGTGCATCCAAGTGGTATGATTAGGagagagaaaatgtgtgtgtgtgtgtgtgtgtgtgtgtgtgtgtgtgtgtgtgtgtgtgtgtgtgtgtgtgtgtgtgtgtgtgtgtgtgtgtgtgtgtgtgtgtgtgtgtgtgtgtgtgtgtgtgtggcatcccTGATTAAAGAATGGCTCCCCTAAAGTGGTGGAATGGGGGCAGTAGCCTCTTGTATGCTTAGCTCTGGCGCAACGACTAGAGCTGCTGCCAGGGCTGTATTTATACTGAAGGACACACATAGtaaacatacatgcacgcagacacactctcacacacacacacacacacacacacacacacacacacacacacacacacacacacacacacacacacacacacgcctcatcCTCAGTGTTTACTCGCATTCATTCTTCAGAGTAGAGATGTGTTCTATATACAGACCCGTTGGCCACCATGCCTGTCTTCTTGGCAAACTCACAGCTGCCACCCCTCTCGCGTTGTCAACTCAAAAAGCTGATAGCATGGTAGCGTGCCTGCAAATAATCACTTCAGATAAGGAGGGGCCTCAGCCTGACTGTGGCCCACACATGCTTGAGTGTTTgtaacccccgcccccccgtccaACACATCTATTTCAGTCTCTATTACTAAGTACTTGCTCCTCGTCATTCAATGTATCAATACTTTTCTGTCCAGACTCACTGAAATGGAATCTGGCATCTGGTTTATTCCTGGAATATTATTCGTATAAGCTTTAGTGTCTAGTGAATCATTGTGCATGTACAAACTGTTCTGGCACCACCGGCACGCACAGTCATGCTCAGGTTACAGCTTATGAATATAATATCATAACATGATAATGCTTATAAACAGAGCGCGTAACAGCTATGAAATATTGTTTTTCATTCCTCCTTGCAGCTGGCAGACTTTGGCCTTTCCAACCGTTACCAGAAGAACAGTCATCTGCAGACATTTTGTGGGAGTCCACTGTATGCATCACCGGAGATAGTTAAAGGACTGCCCTACCTGGGTCCTGAGGTTAGTTAATGCATTCCCTTCACTCATTAAGTCATCAcacaatatccacaaacaaatCCACAACAGGAAGCTCTGAGGAAATAAGCACGTCCAAAGATAAAACTGACCATCAATAAGTGACATGTAAACCATtaattccgtgtgtgtgtgtgtgtgtttgtgtgtgtgtgtgtgtgtgtgtgtgtgtgtgtgtgtgtgtgtgtgtgtgtgtgtgtgtgtgtgtgtgtgtgtgtgtgtgtgtgtgtgtgtgtgtgtgtgtgtgtgtgtgtgtgtgttaggttgACTGCTGGGCGCTGGGTGTTTTATTATATGCCCTGGTGTATGGCAGCATGCCATTTGACGCGGCAAGTCATGCAGCTCTCACGGAGCAGATCGCTGCAGGACGCTACCACAAACCCAACCCGCCCTCAGGTACctggccccagcccccccttacATTAGCTTTATGTATGTCTTAATGTCAATAAAGGCTTGGCTGCTTGAAAAGCGTACAAATGTGTTGATCCTCGATCCACTGCTTTGGGACAGCATTTAAGAGCGTGTTGGACCTCCTTCCTCTGTCCTCCATAGACGCCTGTGCCCTCATCGACTGGCTGCTGGCGGTCCGCGTGGAAGAGAGGGCCACTGTGGAGGATGTGGCCAACCACTGGTGGGTGAACTGGGGTTACGACGAGGCCCTGTGTGACTGCCCCTCGCCCCCGCACCAAGACTGCCCCTCGCCAATGCTGGCCCGCTACATCGACTGGCGGAATCGAAGCACCGCCTCCAACGCCACGTCCGTGGGTCCCGTGTGTCAGCGGTCcggcggctcctcctcctcctcctcctcctcctcttcctcccacccgTCCCAACCCTCTCTACACCCCTTCTCCTTCAGCTTCCCCCTGAAAGGCGAGCGGGGGGGTTCGGCGGGGAGGATGCGCTGGGCGGCGTCGAGCCTCAGGAAGTCGCGCAAGGAGAACGCCGTCCCCCGGACGCCGCCCGGAGCTGCGTGCTGCGTTCCCGGCGGCGGCACGGCGCCCGCCGCCGGCACGTCCTCCTCGGCGGCGGAGCGAAGGAAGCCCAAGGGCATCCTCAAGGCCCAGAGGAGTTTGGACTCGGCACTCCTCCTGCCGTCCGGCGCTCCGTCCCGGCCCGGGACGGGGACACTGAGGCCGGCCGGCGGGGAcactgaagccccgcccccccccggcctgCCCGCTCCCGCTGCACTCAGACAACCCGCGTTCAGAACGCCAAAGAAGGGGATCCTCAAGAACCTGTGCGCCAGGGAGTGCGGCTACGCCCTACCCCCGGAGAGACGGGCCAACGCCGTGggaacgggaggaggaggaggaggaggaggaggaggaggaggcgtggccTGTGTCCCCGGCGACGCGCTCTCCCGCGACCACCCGGCGCACGAGGTCGCCGCCGCGCGCACCGAGGCCGTCCGCAGAAGGGGGGGTATTCTGAAGCGCAACGGCAAGTTCTCCCGCAGCCTGGACCTGCCCGACGAGCCGCGGCCGAGCCGCTCCGGCCCGCCCGTGTTCCCGGAGGTCCTCCAGCGACTGCTCCGGGAGGCGGGGGACgccgggagggggcggggctccctCAGCAGACCCTCCGGCGCCGTGAGCGAGGACAGCCTCTTCTCCTCCGACTCTTTCGACCTGCTGGACCTCAGCGTCCAGTCGCATCGCAGGATCATCTTCTCCGGGGGAGCGCGGCGGAGCGCCTGCAGCTCTGAGGAGGACCTGGGAGAGCTGAGGGGCGAGACAGGAGCGTCGGGAGCGTCGGGAGCGTCGGGAGTGTCGGGAGCGTCGGTGGCGGCGGCCGGGTGTCCGGAGCAGGGCgacgaggaagaggggaggagggaggtgcgATGGTGAGAACAGAATGAGGCCGTGATGCGAAACACTTGGGCCAAAGGCCACCTATTAAAATAACACAACTTTTCAGGATTTATTGAATTTGTAATCAGTGTGGTGTATAGGTACTGACACACTCTTCAAAATGCTTACTAGTAAGCCAGTAAGTGATGTTGGGATTTCAAACCCAcaaattgtttaaaatgtacttgGTCACTAAATGTTGCTTACATTGAACCGGTGCAGGTTATATTGGTAGAGGTACATTGTTTGACTGTTTTCCATTAAGCATAAATCTACACAATTTATAGACAATCTTTCTGAGGAAGAAACTAACTATGCTAATGAAGACATTAACATGTATTATTATAGGAAAACCCTAACATTTTCAAAAATGTAATTATTAAATCTATTGTCAGAGTCCTCAACTTCTTGTCAAGTCAACTTTATGATCATGTTTGTGCCAATGGCCGATCAAAAGGAGATAGTATAAaggaatataaacaacacagttACTTAGAACTGAGTGTGGCTAACAACAATAATACGATACTGATTCACAATATCTATTGTGATGATAAATAAAGTTCAACCGtaattttgtaaaatatatCTTTGAGAATCTTTGTATTGTATGGTATTGTACATAGTTGCTCATTTGCACCAAACACTGTGTTGAATGCAGATGGATCACATTTTCTTTCACTATGTTGCCAGTATTGCTGCTGTGAAAAAGCGGGAATTTGTTTAAATAATCTTGTCTCCAAGTGGTGAATTAGAATTGGtattttattcgttttttgtaaTAAACACAATTATTACAGTAGAATAAATGTGGATGAAACTGAATCCTATTTGAAACTGAatccatttcattttattttctgttgGTCATTTGAGGATTCAAAAGCTTGCGTAAGCAACAGAGTCTGAGTGTGTTATTTTAAGCTGTGTGTACTACGTCAGCTAAATAAAAAAACGTTGACAAATTGACCAAGGCATTAAAACCATTATGGTAATTCTGATAGTGATAAATGACAATGACATATTCCTTTCTAATAATTACctttattattttcttcattAAACCAAAAAAATGTTGGTCGTGTTCAACATGGACATAGAGACAATAGTGTTTATGAACTCTGCAATTCATTTGATTATCCACAGCACCCTGCTTCTTCCCGAACAAAgcaaaacagtgtgtgtgtgtgtgtgtgtgtgtgtgtgtgtgtgtgtgtgtgtgtgtgtgtgtgtgtgtgtgtgtgtgtgcgggtgtgtgcgtgcgtgcgtgcgtgtgtgcgtgtgtgattgattGTTACTTCAACATCAAACTTCAAACCCTTTTTAACTTTGTCACCCTTGTTGACTCCAAACTCAGTTCTTGTTGTTTGTACTTTATGCATCAAGGCTCATGAGGAGGTTCTGTTTAGATGGTTGGAACTTTGGTATGGACTAAAACCTGCTCAAACAGCCTCTGCCACCCATTCAAGGGGATTTGGATTCGGAGATGTTCTCTTGTTTTTAACTGCAAGGTATACCTCCAATTCATTTTCTGCAGACATTTTGTGGGAGTCCATATGCATCACCGGAGATAGTTAAAGGACTGATGTGTGATGATTATGGCTCAGAAAAGGGTTGTGTTGGAAGGCAGAGATCAGTTCTTCTGTTGTATGATAAGAAATGTAACTTTAATACAtacttagggttagggttattaatACTTATCATCATTAAAGTTGTAatattttttaacaaatatatatattaataaattcTGTTGTATTCCCTATTTAAGTTCATATTAAAAGtacatacatataaatacatagtATATACAATTATAGTCAGTAACTGCTTCATATCGGTTACCATGAGTagctttatttttcattaaaataaaacagCTGATCTAGTTACGCAACACAAGAGCCAACATCGCCCTCTTGTGGCCGTTCTTATACAACTTCTTTCGTTTCCGTTTGATATTACCATACAAGGGCGCATATCTCATTACAACTTAAGTTATGGAGAAACAAACCTTGCGTGCCAATACCTACTAGGTACTACCATAAACCTATACTAGGTACTACCATACTATTTATTATGCCAGAATCCAACAGCACCTTTAAACTAGAAAATGAATTTAATGCGGTGAGTGCAGTAGTGCAGAGTGAGGGTGGACGCATATTTGAgtaaagccacatagtttaagaAGTAAAGAAATgtgtgaagggatttgaacagagtctaaatggagtaagcAATGTCAACCTATGCACCATTTAAATGGAAAATggttggaaaaaataaagtgaagagttaaacaaatagcttaTGTGCTCAAGTTTGAATTTGAGATAATATATGGAATAGCTGAGCTGTTCTGAAGCTGTacctcttctgtgtgtgtgtgtgtgtgtgtgtgtgtgtgtgtgtgtgtgtgtgtgtgtgtgtgtgtgtgtgtgtgtgtgtgtgtgtgtgtgtgtggtagcaaTTTGGAAAGGTATGTTATTGACCTTCACATCTAGTTCCTTCACATATAGAAATAAGCTCACAAAATGATGAGGCTCATACCGTTGGACTCCTTTGAGTCTCAGCTTTCATATTGGTTAGGGGCCCACTATAACATCCATAATgttgcatgccatgggacctttaaagaacaTCAACCGGAGAACTACGGACAGTCAACGCCAGCTAATACGAATCAAATCTCTAGCGCAGAGGTTTGATTGAAAGGTCGAtggccctccctcgcccctaaTTACTATTGGATAGTAATACTAGTATTAATACCtcttaataataacaatattgggTCAAATCGAAACGTCAACCTCACGTCTAATGGTTTTGATTGATGTTTGCAAAAATAATAGGCAGAACATTAACACGGTTCTAAAGGTTCTGAGAGAAAAGATTGAGCTGCTGGGCTCCTCAGTGTGGAAGACAGATCAAATGAGTCAGGAGGCTTGGAACAACAGCTAACTATGTAAAGGGCAGGACACAGACCTGGTGCTGAGCAAGGGCATTAAAACCATCAATCACTTTTTTGGTGGTACCACACAGGATACGAGAGTACTAGCTCagtagaaatataattacacAGGATACTAGTTCAGTATGAATATAATTACACAGGATACTAGCTCagtagaaatataattacacAGGATACTATCTCATTATGAATATAATTACACAGTATACTAGTTCAGTATGAATATTATTACACAGGATACTAGCTCAGTATGAATATAATTACACATGATACTAGCTCagtagaaatataattacacAGGATACTAGTTCAGTATGAATATAATTACACAGGATACTAGCTCagtagaaatataattacacAGGATACTAGCTCATTATGAATATAATTACACAGTATACTAGTTCAGTATGAATATTATTACACAGGATATTAGCTCAGTATGAATATAATTACACATGATACTAGCTCAGTATGAATATAATTACACAGGATTCTAGCTCAGTATAAATATAATTACACAGGATACTAGCTCTGTATGAATATAACTACACAGGAAACTAGCTCATTATGAATATAATTACACAGGATACTAGCTCAGTATGAATATAATTACacattatacaacgggggacctaaatccagcgatctgattggttcccaactgttgtataatgagcgtatacataactgctatgacgtccgatcattttgtgaaagtttgcatatcactccgcgcctggaagtagaaacagttacaaagtaaaacatgtgttggatgatggaggccgggggtgtaaatgttgttactccgggagtgagcaaggcgatggagagactaacgaaagcttaggcacacggcgagtgaactgctccataggataaattgccggcgaaccgctctagctgagccttctctcgga harbors:
- the LOC132455209 gene encoding NUAK family SNF1-like kinase 1; the protein is MGRREARSNSGTMNTSDPSQVQCLLTASTCNQSGTGEVSPGHLGHNSNSGVRSLMTTTTTSTTSITTTATPVEVKTHQHKHNLKHRFEVMETLGKGTYGKVKKAMERTTQNTVAIKSIRKERITEDLDRVHIQREIEITASLRHPNIIRFFEVFESRDKIVIVMEYASRGELYDYVHEHRRLSEAQARDIFRQITSAVHYCHKNGVVHRDLKLENILLDQDLNVKLADFGLSNRYQKNSHLQTFCGSPLYASPEIVKGLPYLGPEVDCWALGVLLYALVYGSMPFDAASHAALTEQIAAGRYHKPNPPSDACALIDWLLAVRVEERATVEDVANHWWVNWGYDEALCDCPSPPHQDCPSPMLARYIDWRNRSTASNATSVGPVCQRSGGSSSSSSSSSSSHPSQPSLHPFSFSFPLKGERGGSAGRMRWAASSLRKSRKENAVPRTPPGAACCVPGGGTAPAAGTSSSAAERRKPKGILKAQRSLDSALLLPSGAPSRPGTGTLRPAGGDTEAPPPPGLPAPAALRQPAFRTPKKGILKNLCARECGYALPPERRANAVGTGGGGGGGGGGGGVACVPGDALSRDHPAHEVAAARTEAVRRRGGILKRNGKFSRSLDLPDEPRPSRSGPPVFPEVLQRLLREAGDAGRGRGSLSRPSGAVSEDSLFSSDSFDLLDLSVQSHRRIIFSGGARRSACSSEEDLGELRGETGASGASGASGVSGASVAAAGCPEQGDEEEGRREVRW